The Coffea arabica cultivar ET-39 chromosome 4e, Coffea Arabica ET-39 HiFi, whole genome shotgun sequence genome includes a window with the following:
- the LOC113742208 gene encoding nudix hydrolase 17, mitochondrial-like — MQIKKLVSMPSRTGRDLQRYNFEGCRQVVGCIPYRFRKTHRAAPVHGKLSSELEFLLISSQKSPRMMFPKGGWELDETIEQAAIRETMEEAGVIGHVEDNLGVWTFKSKSQDAFHEGHMLAFRVTEELDCWPEKDVRQRIWLSANEARILCAHEWMKEALDCFLFKQENAGEERTPSLSDLLRNEEPKFGRPALSGQNDDINCSFGQLTYLQRKEDECRIRMIFNLPLPPCSTEESRIGRVAQVGDEDVDRGVTLLV; from the exons ATGCAAATCAAGAAGTTGGTTTCAATGCCTTCTCGCACTGGAAGAGACCTCCAAAGATATAATTTTGAGGGCTGTCGTCAAGTTGTTGG ATGCATTCCATATAGATTCAGGAAAACTCACAGGGCTGCCCCTGTTCATGGGAAGTTAAGCAGTGAATTAGAATTCCTATTGATCAGCTCACAGAAGAGTCCAAGAATGATGTTTCCTaag GGTGGTTGGGAGCTTGATGAAACCATTGAACAGGCTGCTATACGAGAGACCATGGAAGAGGCTGGGGTAATTGGGCATGTTGAG GATAATTTGGGAGTTTGGACATTCAAGAGCAAGAGCCAAGACGCATTCCACGAAGGTCATATGTTGGCTTTTCGGGTCACAGAGGAATTAGACTGCTGGCCTGAGAAAGATGTTCGTCAACGCATATGG CTGTCTGCTAATGAAGCAAGAATACTATGTGCTCATGAGTGGATGAAGGAGGCATTGGATTGCTTTCTTTTCAAACAGGAGAATGCAGGGGAAGAGCGGACTCCAAGTTTATCAGATCTATTGAGAAATGAAGAGCCAAAATTTGGCAGACCAGCTCTGAGTGGACAAAACGATGACATTAATTGTTCCTTTGGTCAACTTACATATCTTCAAAGAAAGGAAGATGAATGCCGGATACGCATGATCTTTAACCTACCACTTCCACCTTGTTCTACTGAAGAATCAAGAATTGGTAGGGTAGCACAAGTTGGAGATGAGGATGTTGATCGTGGCGTTACCTTGTTAGTCTAG
- the LOC113742209 gene encoding uncharacterized protein produces the protein MGRLRAKTDYESLRKARILENQARLASLGVQKAVSELRSLTSSAKSGKRKWHKVDYSSTPLRRSNRLKGKSCISELSVKGESGLSQLSDVEDDGEKKRPANAPLMRVKRMGRMGRLRAKTDYESLRKARILENQARLASLGVQKAVSELRSLTSSAKSGKRKWHKVDYSSTPLRRSNRLKGKSCISELSVKGESGLSQLSDVEDDGEKKRPANAPLMRVKRGEIAWLSPDALARRCSSKGRGSLYDPTYGICCHFCRQKKLCGEEDCRRCGDLDMDQPCIGKTDCSVCHSSNGVLCRACLKVRYGEEIEDVRANQEWMCPHCVEEKGTKPYWICNSSFCLKKRNMAPTGIAIFKAREMGYESVAHYLMDRLRKADKRGG, from the exons ATGGGAAGGCTCCGAGCCAAAACTGATTATGAAAGCCTCAGAAAAGCCCGCATTTTGGAAAACCAG GCTCGGTTAGCTTCTTTGGGAGTTCAAAAAGCTGTATCAGAACTTCGATCCCTTACCTCCTCAGCAAAATCTGGGAAAAGAAAATGGCATAAAGTTGATTATTCCTCCACCCCTTTGCGCCGTTCGAATCGTCTCAAAGGGAAATCATGCATCTCGGAATTATCAGTTAAAG GGGAAAGTGGGCTTTCCCAGCTTAGTGATGTTGAAGATGATGGTGAGAAGAAGAGGCCTGCAAATGCACCATTAATGAGGGTGAAAAGGATGGGAAGGATGGGAAGGCTCCGAGCCAAAACTGATTATGAAAGCCTCAGAAAAGCCCGCATTTTGGAAAACCAG GCTCGGTTAGCTTCTTTGGGAGTTCAAAAAGCTGTATCAGAACTTCGATCCCTTACCTCCTCAGCAAAATCTGGGAAAAGAAAATGGCATAAAGTTGATTATTCCTCCACCCCTTTGCGCCGTTCGAATCGTCTCAAAGGGAAATCATGCATCTCGGAATTATCAGTTAAAG GGGAAAGTGGGCTTTCCCAGCTTAGTGATGTTGAAGATGATGGTGAGAAGAAGAGGCCTGCAAATGCACCATTAATGAGGGTGAAAAGGGGTGAAATTGCGTGGCTTTCCCCAGATGCTTTGGCGCGGCGTTGCTCGAGTAAAGGGAGGGGAAGTTTGTATGATCCAACTTACGGTATTTGCTGCCATTTCTGCAG GCAAAAGAAATTGTGTGGTGAAGAAGATTGCAGAAGATGTGGTGATCTAGACATGGACCAGCCATGCATAG GGAAGACAGATTGCTCGGTTTGTCACTCGAGCAATGGTGTTCTCTGTCGAGCTTGTCTCAAGGTCAGATATGGTGAAG AAATTGAGGACGTCAGAGCAAATCAAGAGTGGATGTGCCCTCACTGTGTTGAAGAAAAAGGAACTAAACCATATTGGATCTGTAACAG CTCCTTTTGCTTGAAGAAGCGCAACATGGCACCAACTGGGATAGCTATTTTCAAAG CAAGGGAGATGGGATATGAATCAGTGGCACATTACTTGATGGACAGACTTCGGAAAGCAGACAAACGAGGTGGATGA
- the LOC113741211 gene encoding uncharacterized protein, translating into MQLAVTPKPNPTNNTFSNPNFYPNFTSPKTQSLKFSPSSSSSNVPFNLFYSFSPRRRRLSPIIARAAAKTPDYYSVLSVSKNASLQDIKAAYRKLARKYHPDVNKKPGAEEKFKEISAAYEVLSDDEKRSAYDRFGEAGLRGDFVGSTSGSQGVDPFEIFSEYFGESSSFFGGSGEPGGFNFSFRSKSRQDLDIRYDLCLSFEESIFGSQREIEVPSLETCNDCSGTGAKTSNSIKICNACGGRGGVAKTQQTPFGIMSQVSTCAKCGGVGKIITDHCRTCGGNGRIQSKRRINIVIPPGIDNGATMQVQGEGNIDNKRGIAGDLFIVLHIEEKHGIQRDGLNLYSKVKVDFTEAILGTVVKVRTVEGIRDLHIPPGIQPGDTIKMRSMGVPHIKKPSVRGDHCFSVNIQIPKDISDAERSLVEELALLRQTSRDSISSSEIPGGDDHDQHTKPASDHRGKSMAYLWKSIKDFLGKKQSGKRFASVGMEAPVSWRVTSPLPRCSLMIYSPAIFIMTLVFTLVGRTAYCKLFRREPKTKSTSPHPEVQR; encoded by the exons ATGCAATTGGCAGTAACTCCAAAACCCAATCCAACCAACAACACCTTTTCTAACCCGAACTTTTATCCAAATTTCACTTCCCCCAAAACCCAATCCCTCAAATTCTCCCCCTCCTCTTCATCATCTAACGTTCCCTTTAATCTATTCTACAGCTTCAGTCCCAGACGCCGTCGTTTGAGCCCTATCATAGCCCGAGCTGCTGCCAAGACTCCCGATTACTACTCGGTTCTCAGCGTCAGTAAAAATGCTTCCTTGCAAGACATCAAAGCTGCCTATCGCAAACTCGCCCGCAAG TATCATCCTGATGTGAATAAAAAGCCAGGTGCTGAAGAAAAGTTCAAAGAGATTAGTGCTGCTTATGAG GTGTTATCAGATGATGAGAAAAGGTCTGCATATGATCGCTTTGGTGAGGCAGGTTTACGTGGAGATTTTGTTGGTTCCACTAGTGGTTCGCAAGGA GTGGATCCTTTCGAAATCTTTTCTGAATATTTTGGTGAGTCGAGCAGTTTCTTCGGAGGAAGTGGTGAACCAGGGGGTTTCAATTTCAGTTTTAGAAGTAAGAGCCGTCAAGATCTTGACATTAG ATATGACTTGTGTTTGAGTTTTGAGGAATCAATTTTTGGAAGTCAGCGAGAAATTGAAGTACCTTCTTTAGAGACATGCAATGATTGCAGTGGTACAGGTGCAAAAACCAGCAATAGTATAAAAATATGCAATGCATGTGGAGGTAGAGGTGGAGTGGCTAAAACTCAACAAACACCTTTCGGAATAATGTCTCAG GTGTCTACATGTGCAAAATGTGGGGGTGTTGGTAAGATAATCACAGACCATTGTCGAACATGTGGTGGCAATGGTCGGATACAGTCAAAAAGAAGAATTAACATAGTGATTCCACCTGGTATTGATAATGGAGCAACAATGCAAGTTCAAGGAGAGGGAAATATTGACAACAAAAG GGGCATAGCTGGTGACCTCTTCATTGTTCTCCATATAGAAGAAAAGCACGGGATTCAGAGGGACGGTCTCAATTTGTACTCAAAAGTCAAAGTTGATTTTACTGAAGCCATTCTGGGTACTGTTGTCAAG GTCAGAACAGTGGAGGGTATCAGAGATCTTCACATCCCTCCTGGAATTCAGCCTGGGGATACAATAAAGATGCGGTCCATGGGAGTTCCGCATATAAAAAAGCCCTCTGTACGAGGCGATCATTGCTTCTCTGTAAATATTCAGATCCCGAAAGATATCAG TGATGCAGAACGCTCACTAGTTGAAGAGTTGGCTTTGCTGAGGCAAACATCCAGGGACAGCATTTCATCCAGTG AGATACCTGGAGGTGATGATCATGACCAGCATACAAAGCCTGCTTCAGATCATCGGGGCAAAAGTATGGCCTATCTGTGGAAGTCAATTAAGGACTTTTTGGG GAAAAAGCAATCTGGTAAAAGATTCGCATCAGTTGGCATGGAAGCACCAGTTTCATGGAGAGTTACTAGTCCCCTGCCACGTTGTTCACTCATGATTTACTCTCCTGCAATTTTCATCATGACACTTGTATTCACCTTGGTGGGAAGAACAGCTTACTGTAAATTATTTAGACGAGAGCCAAAAACCAAAAGTACTTCTCCGCACCCTGAAGTCCAGCGCTAG
- the LOC113742307 gene encoding protein ENHANCED DISEASE RESISTANCE 2-like isoform X2: protein MRLFSFLMANLDGNDEPAWLERVRSEGAVPLCDPDNCSNGWASPLGDSFKVRGPDYFTTRVKVPAGEYLLKPLGFDWVKGSTKLSELLNDPNHRVRKVLQEEFPAGGEPFVWAFNLQVPSKENFSAVAYFVSMSSFPEGSLVDQFLKGDNNFRISRLKMIANIVKGPWIVKKAVGEQAICIIGRALSCKYSQGDNFIEVDIDIASSMVANAIVHLAFGYITTLTVDLAFLIESQTESELPERILGAFRFSELNPASARPIEMHSYGSLGMQSSLSMRLWKSIGSFILPGTQENSSGPGSGSGSGSLHTNGIIDDQTKEDKESSSDSGSSHVNEKSKEETSKCTQENSSDYGSLHAKGITDDETKEDTESSSDSGSSHGNEKCKADTIK from the exons ATGAG attattttcttttctcatgGCCAATCTTGACGGAAATGATGAGCCTGCATGGCTAGAGAGAGTTAGATCAGAAGGTGCTGTCCCACTCTGTGATCCAGATAACTGTTCTAATGGATGGGCTTCTCCACTGGGTGATTCTTTTAAGGTAAGGGGACCAGATTATTTTACAACGAGGGTTAAAGTGCCTGCTGGTGAATACCTTCTGAAGCCACTAGGTTTTGATTGGGTTAAAGGTTCTACAAAACTTTCGGAGCTTTTAAACGATCCAAATCATCGTGTTAGGAAAGTGCTACAGGAGGAATTTCCAGCAGGTGGTGAACCATTTGTCTGGGCCTTCAACCTGCAGGTCCCAAGCAAGGAAAATTTTAGTGCTGTTGCATATTTTGTCTCTATGAGTTCTTTTCCAGAGGGATCTTTAGTGGACCAGTTCTTGAAAGGGGATAATAATTTTAGGATTTCTAGGTTAAAGATGATTGCAAATATTGTTAAAGGACCTTGGATAGTTAAAAAAGCAGTTGGTGAGCAGGCTATATGCATAATTGGCAGGGCACTTTCGTGCAAGTATAGCCAAGGAGATAATTTTATAGAAGTTGACATAGATATTGCATCTTCAATGGTAGCAAATGCAATTGTTCATCTGGCTTTTGGCTACATAACAACTCTCACCGTTGATTTGGCTTTTCTCATTGAGAGTCAGACCGAGTCAGAGCTTCCTGAACGAATCTTAGGGGCTTTTAGATTTTCTGAGTTGAACCCAGCTTCAGCAAGGCCTATTGAAATGCATTCTTATGGCAGCCTGGGTATGCAGTCTTCTCTATCGATGCGATTATGGAAGTCTATTGGGAGTTTTATTCTTCCAGGCACTCAAGAAAATAGTTCTGGTcctggttctggttctggttctggttctttGCATACCAACGGTATTATTGATGATCAAACTAAAGAGGACAAAGAAAGTAGCTCTGATTCTGGTTCTTCACATGTCAATGAGAAAAGTAAAGAGGAAACAAGTAAATGCACCCAAGAAAATAGCTCTGATTATGGTTCTTTGCATGCCAAGGGGATTACTGATGATGAAACTAAAGAGGACACAGAAAGTAGCTCTGATTCTGGTTCTTCACATGGCAATGAAAAATGTAAAGCAGATACAATTAAATG A
- the LOC113742307 gene encoding protein ENHANCED DISEASE RESISTANCE 2-like isoform X1, with the protein MALFSFLMANLDGNDEPAWLERVRSEGAVPLCDPDNCSNGWASPLGDSFKVRGPDYFTTRVKVPAGEYLLKPLGFDWVKGSTKLSELLNDPNHRVRKVLQEEFPAGGEPFVWAFNLQVPSKENFSAVAYFVSMSSFPEGSLVDQFLKGDNNFRISRLKMIANIVKGPWIVKKAVGEQAICIIGRALSCKYSQGDNFIEVDIDIASSMVANAIVHLAFGYITTLTVDLAFLIESQTESELPERILGAFRFSELNPASARPIEMHSYGSLGMQSSLSMRLWKSIGSFILPGTQENSSGPGSGSGSGSLHTNGIIDDQTKEDKESSSDSGSSHVNEKSKEETSKCTQENSSDYGSLHAKGITDDETKEDTESSSDSGSSHGNEKCKADTIK; encoded by the exons ATGGC attattttcttttctcatgGCCAATCTTGACGGAAATGATGAGCCTGCATGGCTAGAGAGAGTTAGATCAGAAGGTGCTGTCCCACTCTGTGATCCAGATAACTGTTCTAATGGATGGGCTTCTCCACTGGGTGATTCTTTTAAGGTAAGGGGACCAGATTATTTTACAACGAGGGTTAAAGTGCCTGCTGGTGAATACCTTCTGAAGCCACTAGGTTTTGATTGGGTTAAAGGTTCTACAAAACTTTCGGAGCTTTTAAACGATCCAAATCATCGTGTTAGGAAAGTGCTACAGGAGGAATTTCCAGCAGGTGGTGAACCATTTGTCTGGGCCTTCAACCTGCAGGTCCCAAGCAAGGAAAATTTTAGTGCTGTTGCATATTTTGTCTCTATGAGTTCTTTTCCAGAGGGATCTTTAGTGGACCAGTTCTTGAAAGGGGATAATAATTTTAGGATTTCTAGGTTAAAGATGATTGCAAATATTGTTAAAGGACCTTGGATAGTTAAAAAAGCAGTTGGTGAGCAGGCTATATGCATAATTGGCAGGGCACTTTCGTGCAAGTATAGCCAAGGAGATAATTTTATAGAAGTTGACATAGATATTGCATCTTCAATGGTAGCAAATGCAATTGTTCATCTGGCTTTTGGCTACATAACAACTCTCACCGTTGATTTGGCTTTTCTCATTGAGAGTCAGACCGAGTCAGAGCTTCCTGAACGAATCTTAGGGGCTTTTAGATTTTCTGAGTTGAACCCAGCTTCAGCAAGGCCTATTGAAATGCATTCTTATGGCAGCCTGGGTATGCAGTCTTCTCTATCGATGCGATTATGGAAGTCTATTGGGAGTTTTATTCTTCCAGGCACTCAAGAAAATAGTTCTGGTcctggttctggttctggttctggttctttGCATACCAACGGTATTATTGATGATCAAACTAAAGAGGACAAAGAAAGTAGCTCTGATTCTGGTTCTTCACATGTCAATGAGAAAAGTAAAGAGGAAACAAGTAAATGCACCCAAGAAAATAGCTCTGATTATGGTTCTTTGCATGCCAAGGGGATTACTGATGATGAAACTAAAGAGGACACAGAAAGTAGCTCTGATTCTGGTTCTTCACATGGCAATGAAAAATGTAAAGCAGATACAATTAAATG A
- the LOC113742307 gene encoding protein ENHANCED DISEASE RESISTANCE 2-like isoform X3, giving the protein MANLDGNDEPAWLERVRSEGAVPLCDPDNCSNGWASPLGDSFKVRGPDYFTTRVKVPAGEYLLKPLGFDWVKGSTKLSELLNDPNHRVRKVLQEEFPAGGEPFVWAFNLQVPSKENFSAVAYFVSMSSFPEGSLVDQFLKGDNNFRISRLKMIANIVKGPWIVKKAVGEQAICIIGRALSCKYSQGDNFIEVDIDIASSMVANAIVHLAFGYITTLTVDLAFLIESQTESELPERILGAFRFSELNPASARPIEMHSYGSLGMQSSLSMRLWKSIGSFILPGTQENSSGPGSGSGSGSLHTNGIIDDQTKEDKESSSDSGSSHVNEKSKEETSKCTQENSSDYGSLHAKGITDDETKEDTESSSDSGSSHGNEKCKADTIK; this is encoded by the exons atgGCCAATCTTGACGGAAATGATGAGCCTGCATGGCTAGAGAGAGTTAGATCAGAAGGTGCTGTCCCACTCTGTGATCCAGATAACTGTTCTAATGGATGGGCTTCTCCACTGGGTGATTCTTTTAAGGTAAGGGGACCAGATTATTTTACAACGAGGGTTAAAGTGCCTGCTGGTGAATACCTTCTGAAGCCACTAGGTTTTGATTGGGTTAAAGGTTCTACAAAACTTTCGGAGCTTTTAAACGATCCAAATCATCGTGTTAGGAAAGTGCTACAGGAGGAATTTCCAGCAGGTGGTGAACCATTTGTCTGGGCCTTCAACCTGCAGGTCCCAAGCAAGGAAAATTTTAGTGCTGTTGCATATTTTGTCTCTATGAGTTCTTTTCCAGAGGGATCTTTAGTGGACCAGTTCTTGAAAGGGGATAATAATTTTAGGATTTCTAGGTTAAAGATGATTGCAAATATTGTTAAAGGACCTTGGATAGTTAAAAAAGCAGTTGGTGAGCAGGCTATATGCATAATTGGCAGGGCACTTTCGTGCAAGTATAGCCAAGGAGATAATTTTATAGAAGTTGACATAGATATTGCATCTTCAATGGTAGCAAATGCAATTGTTCATCTGGCTTTTGGCTACATAACAACTCTCACCGTTGATTTGGCTTTTCTCATTGAGAGTCAGACCGAGTCAGAGCTTCCTGAACGAATCTTAGGGGCTTTTAGATTTTCTGAGTTGAACCCAGCTTCAGCAAGGCCTATTGAAATGCATTCTTATGGCAGCCTGGGTATGCAGTCTTCTCTATCGATGCGATTATGGAAGTCTATTGGGAGTTTTATTCTTCCAGGCACTCAAGAAAATAGTTCTGGTcctggttctggttctggttctggttctttGCATACCAACGGTATTATTGATGATCAAACTAAAGAGGACAAAGAAAGTAGCTCTGATTCTGGTTCTTCACATGTCAATGAGAAAAGTAAAGAGGAAACAAGTAAATGCACCCAAGAAAATAGCTCTGATTATGGTTCTTTGCATGCCAAGGGGATTACTGATGATGAAACTAAAGAGGACACAGAAAGTAGCTCTGATTCTGGTTCTTCACATGGCAATGAAAAATGTAAAGCAGATACAATTAAATG A
- the LOC113742308 gene encoding RHOMBOID-like protein 13 — protein MGKPLIYEIMEKPATSCMIGIFSAIWFYIQKKGIGYSHVGLSYETAVEGHWWRIITSAFSHISVLHLVFNMSALWSLGVVEQLGHIGLGVKYYLHYSLVLVVLSGLLVLGMYHFLILRFKIEYFRRVTAVGYSCVVFGWMTILAVKQPSSKLDLFGFLSLPISFAPFESLIFTSIIVPQASFLGHLSGIIVGYAIGWGLIHGMNNYWAFSMLLWIVIIFVLSLKKSGAFDINFLEIEPVTDPSLPSVRFLASGNGRTLHMSTLPIAGAEMV, from the coding sequence ATGGGGAAGCCACTGATTTATGAGATTATGGAAAAGCCAGCAACAAGTTGTATGATAGGAATATTTAGTGCAATTTGGTTTTACATACAGAAAAAAGGGATTGGTTATTCACATGTAGGATTGAGTTATGAGACTGCAGTTGAAGGTCATTGGTGGAGGATAATCACGTCAGCATTTTCGCATATTAGTGTTCTTCATCTTGTTTTTAACATGAGTGCACTGTGGAGCCTTGGAGTCGTAGAACAGTTAGGACATATAGGTCTTGGAGTGAAATATTATCTGCATTACAGTCTAGTGTTAGTTGTTTTATCGGGTTTGCTGGTTCTTGGGATGTATCATTTTCTGATTCTGAGGTTCAAGATAGAGTATTTTCGGAGAGTGACTGCTGTTGGGTATTCTTGTGTGGTCTTCGGGTGGATGACTATTTTGGCAGTAAAGCAGCCGTCTTCCAAATTGGATCTTTTTGGGTTTCTTTCGCTTCCTATCAGCTTTGCGCCTTTTGAGTCCCTGATCTTTACCTCTATAATTGTTCCACAAGCGAGTTTTCTGGGGCATTTGTCTGGGATTATTGTTGGTTATGCTATAGGTTGGGGTCTGATCCATGGAATGAACAATTACTGGGCTTTTTCTATGTTGTTATGGATCGTGATAATATTTGTACTCAGTTTGAAGAAATCTGGTGCGTTTGATATTAACTTTCTGGAGATTGAGCCGGTCACTGATCCTTCACTTCCATCTGTGAGGTTTCTTGCCTCAGGAAATGGTAGAACCTTGCACATGAGTACGTTGCCCATAGCTGGTGCTGAAATGGTGTAG
- the LOC113742279 gene encoding probable inactive receptor kinase At1g48480, translating into MQSLSQKPPMQLLFFLLFDLLVVFTTSSDLASDRAALLSLRSAVGGRTLFWNASNPTPCNWAGVQCENNHVIALRLPGSSLSGTIPENTLSNLTQLRTLSLRLNHLSGPLPTDLSQLTQLRNLYLQGNQFSGPIPSQLLSIHSLVRLNLGENIFSGEIPSGFNNLTRLRTLYLQSNNLSGSIPELALPNLVQFNVSYNSLNGSVPKSLEGKPVSAFSGNALLCGKPLANCPKNETPPAFAVDNNGAGIFVSNGRKHKLSGGAIAGIVIGSVLGFLLLLLVIFVLCRKRSGQKARSVDLATFKQAKDTDVSGEKPIVEGGESHGSFNNAYSVAAAAAAAMTVSGKGENGNGGSVGGNGSKKLVFFGNSSRVFDLEDLLRASAEVLGKGTFGTAYKAVLEFGTVVAVKRLRDVTISENEFREKIEAVGAMEQENLVPLRAYYYSREEKLLVYDYMPTGSLSALLHGNKGAGRTPLNWEVRSGIALGAARGLEYLHSQGPDVSHGNIKSSNILLTKSYEARVSDFGLAHLVGPPSSPTRVAGYRAPEVTDPRKVSQKADVYSFGVLLLELLTGKAPTHALLNEEGVDLPRWVQSIVREEWTSEVFDLELLRYQNLEEEMVQLLQLAIDCAAQYPDNRPSMSEVANRIQELRRSSVRDYLEQSDQVHEAD; encoded by the exons atgcagTCTTTATCCCAAAAACCACCAATGCAGctccttttcttccttctcttCGACCTCTTGGTCGTCTTCACAACTTCCTCAGATCTGGCCTCCGACCGCGCCGCCCTTTTATCCCTCCGTTCCGCCGTTGGCGGGCGTACTCTCTTCTGGAATGCTTCAAACCCCACCCCATGCAACTGGGCTGGTGTGCAATGCGAAAACAACCACGTTATAGCCCTCCGCCTCCCGGGTTCCTCCCTTTCCGGCACTATCCCGGAAAACACCCTTTCAAACCTCACTCAACTCCGCACTCTCAGCCTTCGCCTCAACCATCTGTCAGGGCCACTCCCAACCGATCTTTCCCAACTCACTCAACTCAGAAATCTTTATCTTCAGGGGAACCAATTTTCGGGCCCCATTCCCTCTCAACTTCTCAGCATTCACTCATTAGTACGCTTGAATCTTGGAGAGAACATATTCTCAGGTGAAATACCATCTGGGTTCAACAATTTGACCCGTTTAAGAACCCTCTACCTACAAAGCAACAATCTTTCTGGGTCAATACCCGAGTTAGCTCTGCCAAATCTTGTCCAATTTAACGTTTCTTACAATAGCTTAAATGGGTCGGTTCCGAAAAGTCTTGAGGGAAAGCCTGTCAGTGCATTTTCAGGGAACGCATTATTATGCGGTAAGCCTCTTGctaattgtcctaaaaatgaaactCCACCTGCTTTTGCGGTGGATAATAATGGAGCTGGAATTTTTGTTTCCAATGGAAGAAAGCATAAGTTGTCTGGGGGAGCAATTGCGGGCATTGTTATTGGATCTGTTTTGGGATTCTTGCTGTTATTGCTTGTGATTTTTGTGTTGTGTAGGAAAAGAAGTGGGCAAAAAGCCAGGTCTGTTGATTTAGCCACCTTTAAGCAGGCTAAAGATACTGATGTTTCTGGGGAGAAACCAATTGTTGAAGGCGGGGAGAGTCATGGTAGTTTCAATAATGCATATTCGGTGGCTGCAGCCGCGGCTGCTGCAATGACGGTGAGTGGGAAAGGGGAGAATGGTAATGGTGGTAGTGTCGGAGGAAATGGGTCGAAGAAATTAGTGTTTTTTGGTAATTCTTCCAGGGTGTTTGATTTAGAGGACTTGTTGAGAGCATCTGCTGAGGTTTTAGGAAAAGGGACTTTTGGAACTGCTTATAAGGCTGTTTTGGAGTTTGGAACCGTGGTGGCTGTGAAGAGATTGCGGGATGTGACTATTTCTGAGAATGAATTCAGGGAGAAAATTGAGGCTGTTGGCGCCATGGAACAAGAAAATCTGGTGCCTCTCAGGGCTTACTATTATAGCCGAGAGGAAAAGCTTCTTGTATATGATTATATGCCAACGGGAAGCTTGTCTGCACTTCTACATG GAAACAAAGGAGCTGGTAGGACTCCATTGAATTGGGAAGTCAGGTCTGGTATTGCTCTTGGAGCTGCGCGTGGCTTAGAATATCTGCATTCTCAAGGTCCTGATGTCTCCCATGGAAATATCAAGTCGTCCAATATCCTGCTCACCAAATCTTACGAGGCACGAGTCTCAGATTTTGGCCTAGCTCACCTTGTTGGACCCCCATCCTCTCCCACCCGAGTTGCTGGCTACCGCGCACCAGAGGTGACTGATCCTCGAAAAGTTTCACAAAAAGCAGATGTCTACAGTTTTGGTGTATTGCTTTTGGAGCTTCTTACAGGGAAGGCACCTACTCATGCCCTCCTGAATGAAGAAGGGGTCGACCTACCAAGATGGGTTCAGTCAATAGTACGAGAGGAGTGGACATCTGAAGTGTTTGATCTTGAGCTCCTCAGGTATCAGAATCTTGAGGAAGAAATGGTGCAGCTCTTGCAGCTTGCAATAGATTGTGCAGCCCAATATCCTGACAACCGACCTTCAATGTCTGAGGTCGCAAATCGGATTCAGGAGCTCCGTCGATCAAGCGTGCGAGATTATCTGGAACAGTCTGATCAAGTCCATGAAGCCGACTAA